Part of the Nanoarchaeota archaeon genome, TTTCTATCTTAGAGGAAAACCGCGTTATTTCAAGAAATCTTTCGGAACGATTGCAAAAGATGGCAAGTTTCAGGAATCTTTTAGTGCATTATTACACGAAAGTTGATGATAAGGCTGTTTTTTCCATTATGCGCGAGGATATCAAAGACATCACAGAGTTTGTGAGAACAATACTGAAGTTTATGGCTGAAAAAGCGTAATTGTTCTAATTAAACCCTCATCTCCTGCTCACAATAAAGGCACTTTAGGCGCGCAGGCCTTTTTTCAATAACACTGAATTCGCTTGCCACGTCAGGTTCCCTGTTTGAGACGCAAGCGGGATTATTGCATTTTGCAATCCCTTTCAGGCTTTTCGGAAGGTCTGCTTTTTCCTTTTTCATCACCTCAAAATCGCGGATAGTGACAATAGTTGCATCAGGGCTCACAAGCGCGACATGGCTGTATTCCGGCGGCGCCAAGTATTTGTCTTCAATTCTTAAGACATCCTTTTTTCCCATGCGCGTGCTGGATACATTCACCGCAAGTATGACTGTCCTTCCTTCGATTCCTTTTAGCGCGCGCAAGACTTCTGCACCTCGTCCGGCAACTATATGGTCAATCACTGTGCCGTTCTTTATTTTTTCAACGCGGAGTGTCTTTTCATTCATTATTTCACCGAACCCAATAGAAGCGCAATCAGCGCCATTCTTACAGGAAGCCCATATGCAGCCTGTTTGAAATAGACTGCCCGCGGGTCATTATCTACCTCGTACGCAATTTCGTCCACGCGCGGCAGGGGGTGCATCAATATCATGTCCTTTTTTCCAAGAGCCATTATTTTATTGTCAATTATGTTGCGGCCCTTTACATCGAAATATTCTTTTTCCGAGCCGAAGCGCTCTTTCTGTATCCGCGTTGCATAAAGCACATCAAGCTCTGGCACTACTTTTTCAATTTCTTCATGTTCAAAAACATCAATATTCTTTACAGCAAGCTGGTTTTGTACATATTCCGGCATTTTCAGCTGACTGGGCGAAATGCAGTAAATCTTGACTTTCGGGAAAAGCGATAGCGCATATGCAAGCGAGTGTACTGTTCGTCCGTATTTTAAGTCGCCGAAAAGGCCGATTTTAAGCCCTTCTATGGTTCCCTTTTCCTTCAATATCGTGAACATGTCAAGCAATGTCTGGGTCGGGTGCTGGTGGCCTCCGTCGCCTCCGTTTATCACAGGAGCATCCGATGCGTTGGCAGCAACCCGTGCCGCGCCTTCTGAAGGATGGCGCATGGCGATTATGTCGGAATAAGAAGCAGCCATGCGTATTGTGTCTGAGAGCACCTCACCCTTTTTGGCTGATGTGACTTGAGAGTCAGCGAATCCTATGACGCTTCCGCCAAGCCTATACATCGCGCTTTCAAAAGACATGCGCGTCCTTGTGCTGGGCTCAAAAAACAGGTTTGCAAGGATTCTGCCTTTGCAGATGTCAGAACTTTGCTTAGCCAAAGGAAGCATCTTTTCTGAAACAGAAAATATCTTGTCTAGGTCCACTTTAGTCAAATCTTCAATAGAAATTATGTCGCGTCCTTCCAGGTTCATACATATCAAAAATTATTGGACTGAAATCTATTTAAGCGAAAGAATCACAACTAAATATCGGTGCTGTTGCACAATTCGCAGAGCACATACACCTTAGCGTTATCTGCAAAGCTAAAACCGAGTCATTCAAAATTCTTGCGTTCAACGCTAAGATTTGAGCAAGAATTTTGGCATATATAAATTAAATCTTATGCAACAGCGCCCTAAATATCTGATTTCTATGACAAAACCCATAAAATCAGTGCCAAATCTCTCAAAAACGGATTTTTTAAAGGTACTGAAAATGGTTCCTACCATAGTTGTTGAAGTGATTGTTAAAGATGAAAACGGCATATTGCTTGGAAAACGCAATACCGAGCCTTTTCGCGGTATGTCATGAAACCTTCGGTTTCAAGCTTTTCAGCCTCTATCGAGTCTGAAAATGGCACCTTACAGGCGGATTTGTGCATTACAATGAGAAACTGTCTGATGCTGTGAAGCGAGTGGCAAAACGTGAAGTAGGCGCCGACATAGAAATCGTAAAGATGCTTGGCGTCTACGAATACATAAACGACGACCCGCGCGGGCATATAATCGCGCTTGCGCATATTGTAAAGATTGCCGGTGGAAAAGCTGCGCCGACACCGGATAACACTGAACTGAAATATTTCAGACGCGCGCCAGATGATATGATTCCCTATCAGAAGAAGATTTTTAACGATGCGTTAAAAAGCTGAGAACTCACGTAGTGAGTGAACAGATTTTCAGCGACGCGCTGAAAAGCTGAGAGTGAAACGAACAGATTTTCAGCGATGCTATGAAAGCATAGCGTTATTCAATCCCCACAACAGTTAATTCTTTCACGCTTGCGCCTATTCCAAGAATCCCTGAGACCGAAGGCTTAGTCCTTCCTTCGTCGCTTGTAACCAGTTCTTTGACATAAAGTCCAGCTTCTGTTTCGACTTCAATTTCCAGAGTCTTGGGATTCAGGAGCTTCGCTTTTATTGAAAGCACCTTGCGCCTTCGGATGATATCCGCGCGTCTGTGAACCACTCTTTGCGGAGTCCGTTGCGATATTGTTGTTTTCAGTTTGCTCAGTTCCTTCAAATCCTTTGCAGCAACCGGCTTTTCAAGAGAAACTATAATTTTATATGTTTTATGCGCCTTCTTTTCCTTCACTTGCACAATCTCTGCAATGCTTGCGATTTTTAATGCAGAAACCTGTACTTTTTTCGCATCAGATGCCTTAAATTTTATCTTTTTCAGGTCGATTTTCCTGATTCTCGGTTCAAGTATTTCGATTACAAACTCTCTCCAATCAAGGCAAAGTACATCAGCATCTTCTCGTCCGGCTCCGTGAAATCGCGTTCCAGTGCCTTTAGTCAGCTTCAGGAACGGCTCGGCAATTATTTCCTGGACGCTGGTTTTGGCAAGCCTGCCGGTCCAGTTGCAGTTGTCGCATCCGACTCCACGGCATCGAGGGCAGTACCAAGTGGTTTGCGGAATCTTCGCAAGCTTCTTGTATTTGCCTCGAAAGCATATTGGATTAAGCGTTACTTCTATAGCATTCTTTTCAAGATTCAGAAGCAAGACAATGTCCGGATTTTTCAAGTCTACTTCTTTTTTAAGGTCGTAGGATAGTTGTTTTCCAACTGCGCGGCTTATTTCTGTTTTTATTGATTCGCAATAATCTATTCCGCTGGCTTCCCAAAGTTTTTCTTCATTATCATGAAGCTTCTTTGACAAAGTGACTCCAATATGAAACGTTTCGAATTCAATTCCTTTAAGTTCCTCTATTGCTCTTTTTGTGATTTCGCCGGTTTTTTCAAATAGGCATCCGCAAATCCAGCATGGCTTCGTTTCTGTAATTTCTGCTTTTTTCGGCGCCTTAAGAATCCTGAATTTGATGGTCTCGAAGTTTTCATTGAACTGGGTTTCACCCCTTTCCGCAGACATTGCAAGAACGGTGCGTATTGCGCATCCGCGTTCCTTGTTTGTATATCCTGAAAGAAGCTGGCCGAACTGCCTTCCGAGGCAATTGTCGCACAAGCAGCCGGTTTTAAGCACTTTTTCAGCAATCTCGATAATTCGCATGCGCTATTGTTGCAGAAGAATCATTAAAAAGATATTGCGATTTATGCCTGTTTTTTCTGCGATTCCATCGTGTATAGGACGCGCACAAGCTCGCCTTCATTTTCGATAACTGTGGGTATATTTTCTTCAGATATTTTTTGCCTTAATGTATTGAAATAGCTCAAAAGGTCCTTTTCAGAATAGAATGACAGCATTGTGAATAACATTCGAGTTACAATATCTGCGCCGTATTTCTTGCAGAATGGCATCATGTTTGATACAAACACGAAAAGCCGTATATCGTCAAATATTGTGGAGCCAGAACTCTTTATTGTGCTAAGGTCATTCCTGTAAAGCTTTTTTAAGAGAACTCTGTCGAAAAGGATTGTGTGATTATGTTCTATGAACTTTTGCATTGCGGGCATTTTTTCTATTATGAAGCTGTTAAGCGACCAGCCGCTTTGGTCTGTGAGTTTGTGTTTCTCAAGCACATACGATGGTATCCAATCGAATTTGGCTGTCGGACCTTTTTTCCCATTTTGCATATATCCTTGTTCAATCATGTTCTTCAAGAGGGATTTTCCAAGCCCTTTTTCTTTATGATATAGGTAGTTTGTCGTGATTTTCCATTCTTCCTGTATTTTGAACAGGGATGTTCCTTCAGGATCTCCTGCGCATTCAAGCCAAATAAGCCAAAAGTTGCTGTATTCAAAAAGCTTTTT contains:
- a CDS encoding tRNA pseudouridine(54/55) synthase Pus10; translated protein: MRIIEIAEKVLKTGCLCDNCLGRQFGQLLSGYTNKERGCAIRTVLAMSAERGETQFNENFETIKFRILKAPKKAEITETKPCWICGCLFEKTGEITKRAIEELKGIEFETFHIGVTLSKKLHDNEEKLWEASGIDYCESIKTEISRAVGKQLSYDLKKEVDLKNPDIVLLLNLEKNAIEVTLNPICFRGKYKKLAKIPQTTWYCPRCRGVGCDNCNWTGRLAKTSVQEIIAEPFLKLTKGTGTRFHGAGREDADVLCLDWREFVIEILEPRIRKIDLKKIKFKASDAKKVQVSALKIASIAEIVQVKEKKAHKTYKIIVSLEKPVAAKDLKELSKLKTTISQRTPQRVVHRRADIIRRRKVLSIKAKLLNPKTLEIEVETEAGLYVKELVTSDEGRTKPSVSGILGIGASVKELTVVGIE
- the pyrB gene encoding aspartate carbamoyltransferase, which translates into the protein MNLEGRDIISIEDLTKVDLDKIFSVSEKMLPLAKQSSDICKGRILANLFFEPSTRTRMSFESAMYRLGGSVIGFADSQVTSAKKGEVLSDTIRMAASYSDIIAMRHPSEGAARVAANASDAPVINGGDGGHQHPTQTLLDMFTILKEKGTIEGLKIGLFGDLKYGRTVHSLAYALSLFPKVKIYCISPSQLKMPEYVQNQLAVKNIDVFEHEEIEKVVPELDVLYATRIQKERFGSEKEYFDVKGRNIIDNKIMALGKKDMILMHPLPRVDEIAYEVDNDPRAVYFKQAAYGLPVRMALIALLLGSVK
- a CDS encoding aspartate carbamoyltransferase regulatory subunit, whose amino-acid sequence is MNEKTLRVEKIKNGTVIDHIVAGRGAEVLRALKGIEGRTVILAVNVSSTRMGKKDVLRIEDKYLAPPEYSHVALVSPDATIVTIRDFEVMKKEKADLPKSLKGIAKCNNPACVSNREPDVASEFSVIEKRPARLKCLYCEQEMRV